The following proteins are encoded in a genomic region of Candidatus Methylospira mobilis:
- a CDS encoding type II toxin-antitoxin system RelE/ParE family toxin, with product MSDATALGALDVAHTELERLQKVAVFDAAKARVQQAEAVFVDAWRLMVSSGRAVGKYSPWAEYQANPAMRRAVTGLIVPGLAAGDFLYACTIQAGLLLSLMNYLTVVPSMLAEMPRAYPLVPRYEGHGIRRCAYRDYLIFYRVMDDLIEVIHILHGARNYEALLFPEDLSA from the coding sequence ATGTCCGACGCAACCGCGCTTGGTGCGCTGGATGTTGCGCATACCGAACTGGAGCGATTGCAAAAAGTGGCCGTTTTTGATGCGGCCAAAGCACGCGTTCAGCAGGCTGAGGCCGTGTTTGTTGATGCGTGGCGCTTGATGGTTTCGAGTGGTCGCGCGGTTGGCAAATACTCACCCTGGGCTGAGTATCAGGCCAACCCTGCAATGCGCCGCGCGGTCACTGGACTGATTGTTCCGGGCCTTGCGGCAGGGGATTTTTTATACGCCTGCACAATCCAGGCCGGGCTGTTACTTTCGTTGATGAATTACTTGACCGTTGTTCCTTCCATGCTTGCGGAGATGCCTCGCGCCTATCCGTTGGTTCCGCGTTACGAGGGCCATGGGATCAGGCGTTGCGCGTATCGTGATTACCTGATTTTCTACCGGGTCATGGACGACCTCATTGAGGTCATCCATATCCTGCACGGCGCTCGAAATTACGAAGCGCTGTTGTTTCCTGAAGACTTATCAGCTTAA
- the thiC gene encoding phosphomethylpyrimidine synthase ThiC, with protein MSAVPKQFLHDAVTAKKASIAPFAASEKIYLGGSRPGIRVPMRKISQSDTPSAQGAEKNPDVYVYDTSGPYTDPALAIDLRKGLPAIRQQWIEERRDTEQLSGPSSEYGRLRQVDEQLADMRFEHIRAPRRAKTGVNVTQMHYARQGIVTPEMEFIAIRENQKLHAVKEQWQNQHPGESFGASIPEFITPEFVRDEVARGRAIIPANINHPESEPMIIGRNFLVKINCNLGNSSVSSSIEEEVEKMLWSIRWGGDTVMDLSTGKNIHETREWIVRNSPVPIGTVPIYQALEKVNGKAEDLTWEIFRDTLIEQAEQGVDYFTIHAGIRLAHIPLTAKRTTGIVSRGGSIMAKWCLSHHRESFLYTHFEDICEIMKAYDISFSLGDGLRPGSIADANDAAQFAELETLGELTKIAWKHDVQVMIEGPGHVPMHMIKANMEKQLAVCDEAPFYTLGPLTTDIAPGYDHITSAIGAAMIGWYGTAMLCYVTPKEHLGLPNKQDVRDGIVAYKIAAHAADLAKGHPGAQLRDNALSKARFEFRWADQFNLSLDPEKALEFHDETLPQEGAKQAHFCSMCGPHFCSMKITQDVRDYARQQGLAEAEALEKGMEEMSAEFLKLGGEVYQRS; from the coding sequence ATGCAGTAACGGCCAAAAAGGCTTCTATCGCTCCCTTTGCCGCCTCGGAGAAAATTTATCTGGGCGGCAGTCGACCAGGTATCCGTGTACCGATGCGCAAAATATCTCAATCGGACACGCCATCCGCCCAGGGCGCGGAAAAAAATCCGGACGTTTACGTCTACGATACTTCCGGCCCTTATACCGACCCTGCGCTCGCCATTGATCTGCGCAAGGGCCTGCCGGCCATACGGCAACAATGGATAGAAGAACGCCGGGACACAGAGCAATTGAGCGGCCCCAGTTCCGAATATGGCCGTCTGCGTCAGGTGGATGAACAACTTGCCGATATGCGCTTCGAACACATCCGCGCACCGCGGCGCGCCAAAACCGGTGTCAATGTCACGCAAATGCATTATGCGCGTCAGGGCATCGTTACCCCGGAAATGGAGTTCATCGCGATCCGCGAAAACCAGAAACTGCACGCAGTCAAGGAACAGTGGCAAAATCAGCATCCCGGAGAGTCTTTTGGCGCCAGTATTCCAGAGTTTATTACTCCGGAATTTGTGCGCGACGAAGTTGCTCGCGGACGCGCGATCATACCGGCCAACATCAATCACCCGGAATCGGAGCCGATGATTATCGGCCGCAACTTCCTGGTCAAGATCAACTGCAACCTCGGCAATTCCTCGGTCAGTTCATCGATAGAAGAAGAAGTCGAAAAGATGCTGTGGTCGATACGCTGGGGCGGCGACACGGTGATGGATTTGTCTACCGGCAAGAACATTCATGAAACGCGCGAATGGATCGTGCGCAACTCGCCGGTGCCGATCGGCACCGTACCGATTTATCAGGCACTGGAAAAAGTCAACGGCAAGGCCGAAGACCTGACCTGGGAAATTTTCCGCGACACACTGATCGAGCAGGCCGAACAGGGCGTGGATTATTTCACCATCCATGCCGGAATCCGCCTCGCGCACATTCCTCTGACCGCAAAACGCACCACCGGCATTGTCTCCCGGGGCGGCTCCATCATGGCGAAATGGTGTCTGTCCCATCATCGGGAGAGCTTTCTGTACACGCATTTCGAAGACATCTGCGAAATCATGAAAGCCTACGATATCAGCTTTTCATTAGGCGACGGCCTGAGGCCCGGCTCCATCGCCGACGCCAACGACGCCGCGCAGTTCGCCGAACTGGAAACGCTGGGCGAACTGACCAAAATCGCCTGGAAGCACGATGTGCAGGTCATGATAGAAGGCCCCGGTCATGTTCCGATGCACATGATCAAGGCCAACATGGAAAAACAGCTCGCCGTCTGCGACGAAGCGCCGTTCTACACGCTGGGACCATTGACCACCGACATTGCTCCCGGCTACGACCACATCACCTCGGCGATCGGCGCGGCGATGATCGGCTGGTACGGCACCGCGATGCTCTGCTACGTCACGCCGAAGGAGCATTTAGGGTTGCCGAACAAGCAGGACGTGCGCGACGGCATTGTCGCCTACAAAATCGCTGCGCACGCGGCAGACCTGGCTAAAGGACACCCCGGCGCGCAATTGCGCGACAACGCGCTGTCCAAGGCGCGTTTCGAATTCCGCTGGGCCGATCAGTTCAACCTCAGCCTAGATCCTGAGAAGGCGCTGGAATTCCACGACGAAACCCTGCCGCAGGAAGGCGCGAAGCAGGCGCACTTCTGCTCGATGTGCGGGCCGCATTTTTGTTCGATGAAAATTACCCAGGATGTGCGCGATTACGCCAGACAGCAGGGTCTGGCTGAAGCCGAAGCGCTGGAAAAAGGCATGGAGGAGATGTCGGCGGAGTTTTTGAAATTGGGGGGGGAGGTTTATCAGCGCAGTTAA